Genomic window (Ostrea edulis chromosome 9, xbOstEdul1.1, whole genome shotgun sequence):
ttaacaattttattttctgagtaTAACAATTTTGCCCAGTATGTAACCATTCTTGTAAAAACTTTGACTTGATATAGATCGGAAAACTCCCAGATTTTCCATATATCATATGATTAGGAGTTGagcttttcaaattaaaaatagttttcagaaattttaaatgtacacaTTGAATTATATTTAGATTTTCATAACCCCATATTTATGAGGTAGGTCTGTATCTCAGTATTTGTATGAGGTTCGTCTGTACtttagtattattattattcgaTATCTTCAGGTTTCCTTTTAAAGCTATGCAGTTTTCTTGACAATTCGTCCAAGAGTATTGCTTCTACCTTCACCTTTACTGATGAAATTCCATTTTTCTTCATCATACCAGTTTTAGAAAGTCCTATTTCGCGGATGTCATGGGTTACAAATATATCTCTTGTTTGTGAATTGTTGTTTAGAGTCTCGCTGCACTGCTTTACGGACGATAAAGATCTCTTCTCGCAGTTTCTCGATGAACACCCCGAGTCTGTATTATTGGAACAACTGTTTGAACTGTGTGGAGAGTATAAGTCGTCATCAGTTTCCTGTCTACTGTCGAATGGCAGATCTATTTTGTCGTAATGGCCGACTTCCATCTTGAGATGGCTGTACACACTGTCTAGAGTCGACAGCTTAGCATGACTATTATGTTGTGAATTTATTAAATTATCGGTAAAGTCATTTTGCTGCAAATACATCTCAGGGTCTAACGGTTCAAATTTCCTGCCATGAAATGTTGATTCTGGGTAACTACCGTCAGATGCATTACTAGAAGATGGAGTGAGTTGAGGGAATCCATCCAATGGTGTCGCACTGACTTGTAAACCGCCTGCATGTATAGGTTAATAGGTTAAGCAAATTTCTAGAAACCTGATTCTATCATTTTCATTAccttcaaaaatatttgacgcaAACTATCAGTTTGAATTACCTTTTTGAATCAGTGAATCTGGAGTTCCGTTTCTGCTGTAATACAAGAATAGACTGATACATGATCGGAAATAATGGAGAATTGGAACAGAAAAAGaatcatcttttttttaaaaaatcaatacacggcgttttaaattttttagaaatatctgTGAATTCTTTGAAAACTATGACTAACAGAAGAAGACAGAAAACATATGCGTTTAAAAATTCTAGAAAATCTTCATATTTCCGCAAACAAAAAATACGTTTCTTTTATAGAACCCGCAAAACCAACGTATTTCGGTAAATGATTCTGAAGACTTCCCAAGCTCTCATCCAATGCCAAGTGAAATTTTCCCATTTTACCTCTTTTTGCAGTAGATGACGATAACTATTATGAAAGTAAGACTTCCTGCCAATGATGAACCAATGATAACGCTCTCATTATTGGAATTGtctgaaataaaattgatatccTTACCTGGCAATATAAGAATAAGAGATAAATCAGTTTCTGGTGAAAATTATCTGACATCGGTAACTCTATTTGTAACAGAGACTGGTATATGCCTCTGTTGGGAATCAAACCCTGGACCTATGACACAAGTGTCCAGTGATCTACCGATCGAGCTAAAGGAGTAACTCACTAGCCAGATATAATAGGAAGATCATGCAACCGATACTATCACATATTTAATTTGTGTAGTTTATGTGACCAATTTTAATTCTTGTTAAAGATGGAGATggcttacggtgggtgtgatcATTCataaggggatgcttactcttcctaggtacaTTATCCTATCTCTGGTGATTAAGTGTCCGCGTTTCCCCAAATTTCAACATCGTATTCCCtataggattgatcactgtttgttatatttgcCTTTTCCCCCACTTCACATGTATAGGGACATTCTACCATCACGTTAATGTTTAGACTTTCCTTTTCTGCagtcaatataaaataaataaatagtattcgttatatacatacatacaaacatacatacataaatactaaggataacccatgaaagctcgaaagcttatttccaatggggtcctttgatgcacggatgtttgcgctagggggtcattgacgtgggaggaaacccacgtgtccgagcgggcgaccgccataccctctcacatacaagcACTGctgatcacggggatcgaactcaggtcgcagcggtgagaagcgagagtgCTACCTCTCCGCTACCCGGACACCCCTCCGTAAAGGATAGGAGAAGAAATAATGTTCCATACGCTCACTTTCAATCTTTCAATAGATGGATTCAACATGAAAATTTATCACGTGTTTACTCCTTTCTGCAGCGGATATCACctattacataattttaaattattacacTATGTTTTCCTACGCCGTTTGTCACATCACAAACAAACGTCAATTTTACGtagtttatttacaaaatgtctcGAAACGAAATTCCCGACAAAACAGTCATTGATGAACCAATGATAACACTCTCATTATTGGAATTctctgaaataaaatttatatcctTATCCGGCAATataagaatatcaaataaatgatataaaaaccTGATTAAAAGTCACTAACATCTGTACCTATACTTACTGTACCTATACTTACTTCATGTAGCTTATGTGACCAATTAAATTCTTGTTGAAGATGGAGAGGGTTCATTATCatatctctggtatatccagaggtccgtgttttccaattcttaattttgcatcccttgtaggagttgtgagaatgatcattttaatttttgccTTTTTCTGGTTTCCCCGTATCACTTTAGCAAGTATTTAATACTTTGAGCGAAATAATGTTCCGTAACTTCACTTTTAATgttgtattattatttatacgtgtttgtccaactctctatgaCCGCCGCGGTATTTTAGAAGACGAGCGTTCCCCCTGCATGCGGATGgttgggttcgaatcccggccgcgacagacccaagtccttaaaacaggtagtaacatttccatcgccaaacgctcggcattaggagtgaatgtcacgggtcgtCGGAAATGACCTTAAGAACGGATGGGATATCACAGTGAGTGtagcacactaaagaaccctcactgctcaatggcagtAAGCGGCGAAAAAAGTCCCAAgtttgaagcctttcaccggtcttggtgacttctccatatgcgtgaaaaattatcgagagggacaaacaagatacaatcaatcatacaatccaactctattttgtattccctatAGGAGTACGATATTGATCAACGTCcgctatcttcaccttaatAGGAGTACGAGATTgatcgttgttcgttatcttcaccttaataggagttatgaaattgatcaacgttcgttatcttcacctttataggagttatgagattgatctctgttcgttatcttcacctttataggagttctgagattgatcactgttcgttatcttcacctttataggagttctgagattgatcactgttcgttatcttcacctttcttggATTCAAAATGggaatatatcaaaatgaaataaatcagcgAAAAAAGGATCAAGCTCGTGGTGTAAGGCCTATTGGTcagaaatatgaaattatcaatGTGAGACTACAAAGTGTGCGATTTCAGAGAAATAAGGCTTAAAATTACACACACATATTTTTCTTCCCAATCTGAGTTGAATTCGGCTGACACCCAGAGACCTTGTCACACGAAGAACAATTACAGACTTCTATACAAAAACGTCCATAGAACCCATCAGGAGAGTCCTTACAATCTATGTCAAACGAGCCTGGAGCGCATTCTGTCAGAAGATATTACTAATATAATATATCAATCTGTGAtgaaaatcagatctttgatccgctccgttattgtaatgtttgtgtagcgacatTACAAAAACGGAGCGGAttaaagatctgattttaatcagattgataatacatatttatatatttgaaaatagtcCAATTAGTTTAGAATTCTCAgatattattttgataattacctTCACATGAATCACCACGTCTTTTGTAATTTCGACAACATTGTAGAGGATCGTCTTCAATGTTTGGAGGAACATTTTTATAAAGCAATGAATGGAGAATTTAAAAATCAGAATGTATAAAAATCATCAAtcatacaataaaatgtttacatacttTGAGCAGACCCCAGGATTATATATCTGAACAAGTGATATCACAAATAAACTATTCAACAGCACCACCAAATAAAAGCGGTTTATTATGCACATCATAACATTACATTACCAAAACCAGTATCATAGCTTATTCTGAATATGGAAACGTTCCCTAACATTCTAATAGTACTGATTTACCTTCCCAAACAGGAAAGTTGATTTGGATATGTGCTGAAATGAAATATCCGGTACAACTTCCTTCCTATTTGAAGTgacaattaaaaatattgaggaatatatatttgttttgtataaatttcatttttaattactaCGAAATATGCACCATAATCATCATACGAAAGTGTGTAATAATTCATAACATTTATACTTGATAAAGATAGATTtacggcgggcgtgaccggtcgacaggggatgcgtactcctcctaggcacctaatcccaccactggtatatccaggggttagTATTTGTCTTGTTCGAGCTGATGCTGTTCATGAAGTATCCGAGAGTGAAGCGTCACATTTATTCCCTGTCTAtacaaacatgaaattcatttcttttaaaataaaaatgtgctTTAACAGAGTTATCAATAATTAAGACAAATTTCGTTCCAATATGCATAAATTGATTCAGAACACAATAGTTTCAAATGTGACACGCTTGCAAGGTTAACGATCAACTTTTCGCAAAACAGTATAAAAGTAACAGATACAGAACTGGAATGAGTTGTCTTATTTAAAGTTCTTTAAGTGTCACATTTTATGTCCAAACTACTTTCCCTAGTTTTAACCTTGTACAAAAgaattaaatgtatataattttattcctaACTTGCTTCCATACAGGTAAAGTTAATGATGTTCACCAGGTCTACATTTAGATACCTGTGTATATATTCACTTGAAATACCAGTTGCGAGTTGGTTTGGGCGTAGCAGGCAAAGCGTGCACAGAGATATAGTTGGCAACcagtgttttgtatattgaaaacttCACTTACTAATTTCTCAATAAACCAGATTGTCTTCACTTCACTTCTGATGTCCAGTGTACAAGTAGATCAAATATAGGAAACATTGCCATTCGCTAGTTACACCTCTGCACGCCAAAGTTTGGGAACAAGAACATATGATGTGGAAGCAGAAACCAAcattaatttcattaatttaatgAACTGTAGTAAACAAAATGTAATATGTAAAAGTGGAGAAAAACTGTATATTGTAAAGTGTTGTGAAGtttgtcatttatatatatattgacaagAACTCAGTCAATCTGTGATAATAAGCTATGAAGTTGAAGatatatgtttcataccgactgttaggttgttcttggcacactgattttgactacgataactccgtttacctcatcaagatataggttcacggcgggtgtgaccggtcaacaggggatgtttactcctcctaggaacctcatcccacctgtggtataaccaggggtccttgtttgcccaactctctattttgtattgcttataggagttatgaaattgatcaatgttcgttattttcacctttcatgtacatgtattaactaattcatgttttttaaacttGTGGAATTCAAAGAACTCAAAGCAACggaagaaaacaaattaaacaaataaattttataGTTTGTCCTGCCTTAGAGAAGTGCTCGAATCATATTATGTACAACCCTTAATTTTGGtttgagattgattgattgactgattgatgttttccgccacactcaacaatttttcagttatatggatGCGCCCAGTTTTTCTTGGAAGAAGAGAATCCAGATACAAGACTACCGAGCTTCCGCAGGTGAACTGGGAAACTTCGAACCCGCACCGAGCAGAAGTGAaaggccatgtgattttgagcgtgat
Coding sequences:
- the LOC130050592 gene encoding uncharacterized protein LOC130050592, producing MNDHTHQTDLSLILILPGKDINFISDNSNNESVIIGSSLAGSLTFIIVIVIYCKKSRNGTPDSLIQKGGLQVSATPLDGFPQLTPSSSNASDGSYPESTFHGRKFEPLDPEMYLQQNDFTDNLINSQHNSHAKLSTLDSVYSHLKMEVGHYDKIDLPFDSRQETDDDLYSPHSSNSCSNNTDSGCSSRNCEKRSLSSVKQCSETLNNNSQTRDIFVTHDIREIGLSKTGMMKKNGISSVKVKVEAILLDELSRKLHSFKRKPEDIE